The sequence CCTTTACTTACAATATTCAAAAACCTTCTTTTGCAAAGGGTAGTTTGGCAAGTATTTATCCCGATATTCAAAATACAATAGGTTTTACTATAAGTCTAAAAATTTTAGATGATGTGGGTTTGAGTTTTCAAAAACAATCTTTAAAAATTGCACAATTATCTAATGAAAAACTTTTGGCATACAAAAAACTAGAGCAAAAAAAAGATGTGGAACTTTATAAAAAAACTTTAGAAATTGCACAAAAACAAATTCAATCGGCTCGAGATAATTTAAAATCAGCTAATATTGCTTATGCTAACAAAAAGAAAAAATATGAGGCAAATCTGATTACTTTTACAGATTATCTGCAGGCATTGAGTACAAAGTTTGATGCTGAATCAACTTTTAATCAAAGCGTAAATAACTTTGAATTTCAAAAAGCAAACTATATTTTTCATAGTGGACAAAAAATTAGAGATTATATAAAGGAGTAACTTTATGAAAGCAAGATTTTTATTGGCTGCATTATGCAGTGTTAATATGGCTTTAGCCTTAGATGTTTATGCAGTGTTTAATATTAAAGCTGTACAAGATTCTAAGCTAGCACTTGATACTTCAGGAATTGTAGAAGTTATTAAGGTTGATGTGGGTAGTGTAGTAAAAAAGGGAGATGTTTTGTTGGGACTTGCTAATCAAGATAAAGTCGCACAATCAACTTCTGTGGAACAACAATATATTTTTGCAAAAAATCAATATCAGCGTTATCAAAAAACTGGTGGAGCAGTGGATAAAAATACTTTGGAGCAATATTATTCAAATTATAAAAAACTGGAATCAGATTATAAATATTATCAATCTATGGTACACAAGACAATTTTAAAAGCACCATTTGATGGTGTAATTGCGGAAAAAAATATTGAGTTGGGTGATGGTGTAGGATCTACAAATACAACACTTTTTAGACTTGTGAGTCATAGTAAAAAGTTTGTTATTGAATTTGATTCTAAATATATTAATCATGTAAAAGTTGGAGATACTTTTTATTATTCTATTGATGGTGGTGCAGATAAAAAGGCGGTAGTGATTACAAAAATTTATCCTACTATTAATGATAGTACAAGAAAAATTAGTGCAGAAGCTGTAGCAGATACAAATATGGTAGCAGGCACTTTTGGTGATGGATTTATAAGGACAAAATAATGTATAAGTTTGCAATACAACGACCTATTACGACTTTAATGTTTGCTCTTGCCGTGATGTTCTTCGGTGTTTTGGGATTAAAAAAGATACCTATTTCTTTATTTCCTAATGTTGATTTTCCTATTATTGTGGTTTCTACTGCATATCCTGGAGGAAGCCCAGAGATTATTGAAAGCAAGGTAACCGATAAAATTGAAGAAGCGGTAATGGGGATTGATGGGATTAAGAGTGTAAAATCTAACAGTGCAAGAAATATTAGTATTGTAATTGTGGAATTCCAACTTGAAAAACCGATTCAAGAGGCAATGAATGATGTGATTGGAAAAATTTCTTCTATCAAATTTGGTGATGCAAATATTCAGCAACCTTCGATTCAGAAATTTGATACAAGCGGACAAGCAATCATTTCTCTTTTTATGACAAGTCAAAATAAAAGCGCATCAGAATTGATGAAGCAGGCAGATTTGGTAGTTAAACCAATGCTGCAAAAAATTTCTGGTGTTGGTGGTGTGCAACTTAATGGATATCGTGAAAGACAAATGCGTGTTTATGTAGATCCTACTTTGATGAATAAATATAATCTTACTTATAATTCTTTATTTTCACTTCTTGGACAGGAAAATATTGAAGTTAATGGTGGGCGCATTGAAAATTCCACAAAAGATTTTACAATTACTATAGATGCAAATGGGTACAGTATTGAAGAAATAGGCAATATTCGTGTGGGGCAAAATACTAGACTTAGTGATATTGCAGTAATTGAAGATGGGCTTGAAGAAGAAACGACCTACGCAGCGTATCAAAATGAACCTGGAGTAATTTTTGAAGTACAAAAAGTTTCGGGTGCAAATGAAATTGATATTGCAGATGGAGTTTATAAAGTTCTACCACAGATTCAAGCAGTAAGTCAAGATTATGAAATTCGACCATTTTTGGATACTACAGAATATATTAGACATTCTATTAAAGATGTTGAATTTGATTTAATTTTAGGCGGTATTTTGGCAGTTTTGATTGTATTTTTCTTCTTGCGTAGTATAACAATTACATTGGTTGCAGCCATTAGTTTACCAGTTTCTATTTTGGGAACTTTTGCGCTTATACAGATGATGGGATATACATTAAATATGCTTACAATGATGGCACTAACTCTTGCTATTGGGATTATTATAGATGATGCGATTGTTGTGATCGAAAATATTCATAAAAAACTTGAAAAAGGAATGTCAAAAAAAGAGGCGGCATATGAAGGGGTGCGAGAAATTGCATTTGCAATTATTGCAATTTCTGCAATGTTACTTTCTGTTTTTATTCCAATAGGAAATATGTCAGGGGTTATGGGAAGATTCTTTGAGAGTTTTGGAGTTACGGTTGCTTTGGCAGTTATTATTTCATATATTGTTGTAATTACAATTATTCCAATGGTGAGTTCATTGATTGTAAGTTCAAAACAATCTAAATTTTATTATTTTACAGAGCCATTTTTTAATCGATTGCAATCCTTTTATGCTGCTCTTTTAAGTTTTGTGTTAAAGCAAAAAACAATTTTTATTGTATTGATTTTTTTGATTTTTGGATTCTCACTTTATTTAGCAAAGTCTTTGGGCGGAGAATTTATGCTTCAAGAGGATAAGTCAGAATTTTATGTTTGGATGGAGACAAAACCAGGAATTAGCATTCATGAGATGAAGAAAAAAACAATTGGTTTACAAGAACTTTTGAAAAAACATGATGAGATTATGTATACTACAATACAAGTGGGATATGGCACGATTCAAAGTGTATTTAAATCTAAGATTTATGTTAAATTAAAACCTGTGCAAGAGAGAAGTGTAAGTCAATTTGAACTTATGGATATTGTGCAAAAAGAACTACGCACATCTCCCTTGGCGCAAGGGTTGAATATTTTTGCCTCTGAGGTTCCTACATTAGGTGGAGGAGATAATACAGCATTTCAAATGACTATTTATGGTGCTACACAGGAGATGGTGGATAAAAGTGTTGAGAAGTTGCGTAACTTTTTATTAGAGAGTGAGACTTTTAAAGGAAAGATTGGAAATTATCATACTAGTACTTCTGATATACAGCCTGAATATAGAATTACAATACTGCGACAAAATGCCGATAAATATGGTGTGAGTGCACAAACTATTGGAAATGCTATTAATGCTGCTTTTTCAGGGACAAATCAAGCTGCATATTTTAAAGAAAATGGAAAAGAGTATAAGATTACCATGCGTGTCCCAGATAGTAAAAGAATATCACCGGATGATATTAAAAAGATTCAAGTACAAAATGCTAATGGTGAATTGATGTTTTTGGATGGATTAGTGGAAATTAAGCAGTCACAATCCCCATCGCTTATTAGTCGCTATAGCAGACAAAGAAGCGTAACTGTATATGCAGCACCTTTGCAAAATTCTGGAATTTCTTTGGGTGATATAATCGCTGAAGTTTCAAAACCTGAAAATATGCAAACATTGCTAGAGGACGGTGTAGGGTATGCTTTTGGTGGTCAATCTGATAATATGTCAGAATCTGTTGTGTCTTTTGGTGTAGCAGTAATTACAGCTTTTATTCTTATTTATCTTATTTTGGCGGCATTGTATGAATCTTTAATTGAACCTCTAATTATTATGATTACCATGCCTCTTAGTTTTGCAGGAGCATTTTTTGCACTAAAAATTGTTAATCAGCCTTTTAGTATTTTTTCATTTATGGGATTGATTTTATTGATAGGTATAGTTGGTAAAAATGCTACTTTGCTTATTGATGTAGCCAATGAGAGAAGAAAAAAATTTCAAGTAGATGTTTATGAAGCAATTAAATTTGCTGGAGAATCTCGATTGCGACCAATTTTGATGACCACAATTGCGATGGTTTTTGGTATGCTACCATTAGCAATTGCTACAGGTAGTGGATATGCAATGAAATCCCCAATCGGTATTTCTATGATTGGTGGTTTGTTGATTTCTATGATTCTTAGTCTTTTGATTGTGCCTATTTTATATGTTTTAGTTGCACCTCTTGATGATAAAATTAAGCGACTATATCAAAGAGAAGAAGGGAATATTGTTATCAAAAAAATCACAAAAGCTAAAAAAGTAGTAAAAAAGATTGTAGAAAATGAAGAATTAGATTATATGGATAATAAAGAAGAGATAGAAGATAAGAAGAAAGTTAAAAGGGAAAAGAAAAATAAGGAAAAGAAAAAAGATAAATGAAGTATAGAATCCTCCTAGTTTTTTTGCTTTTAAATTTTATAAAGGCTTATGACCGCAATAGTATGTTTGTGGGAATAGGCTTTGGTCTTGGTGATAATATTACAATTCATACAAACAAGAATAAAAAAACTTATAGTCATAGTTTTGCTCCTTCGTGGGGGTTAGTAGGAGGGTATGAA is a genomic window of Helicobacter anatolicus containing:
- a CDS encoding efflux RND transporter periplasmic adaptor subunit, which encodes MKARFLLAALCSVNMALALDVYAVFNIKAVQDSKLALDTSGIVEVIKVDVGSVVKKGDVLLGLANQDKVAQSTSVEQQYIFAKNQYQRYQKTGGAVDKNTLEQYYSNYKKLESDYKYYQSMVHKTILKAPFDGVIAEKNIELGDGVGSTNTTLFRLVSHSKKFVIEFDSKYINHVKVGDTFYYSIDGGADKKAVVITKIYPTINDSTRKISAEAVADTNMVAGTFGDGFIRTK
- a CDS encoding efflux RND transporter permease subunit — its product is MYKFAIQRPITTLMFALAVMFFGVLGLKKIPISLFPNVDFPIIVVSTAYPGGSPEIIESKVTDKIEEAVMGIDGIKSVKSNSARNISIVIVEFQLEKPIQEAMNDVIGKISSIKFGDANIQQPSIQKFDTSGQAIISLFMTSQNKSASELMKQADLVVKPMLQKISGVGGVQLNGYRERQMRVYVDPTLMNKYNLTYNSLFSLLGQENIEVNGGRIENSTKDFTITIDANGYSIEEIGNIRVGQNTRLSDIAVIEDGLEEETTYAAYQNEPGVIFEVQKVSGANEIDIADGVYKVLPQIQAVSQDYEIRPFLDTTEYIRHSIKDVEFDLILGGILAVLIVFFFLRSITITLVAAISLPVSILGTFALIQMMGYTLNMLTMMALTLAIGIIIDDAIVVIENIHKKLEKGMSKKEAAYEGVREIAFAIIAISAMLLSVFIPIGNMSGVMGRFFESFGVTVALAVIISYIVVITIIPMVSSLIVSSKQSKFYYFTEPFFNRLQSFYAALLSFVLKQKTIFIVLIFLIFGFSLYLAKSLGGEFMLQEDKSEFYVWMETKPGISIHEMKKKTIGLQELLKKHDEIMYTTIQVGYGTIQSVFKSKIYVKLKPVQERSVSQFELMDIVQKELRTSPLAQGLNIFASEVPTLGGGDNTAFQMTIYGATQEMVDKSVEKLRNFLLESETFKGKIGNYHTSTSDIQPEYRITILRQNADKYGVSAQTIGNAINAAFSGTNQAAYFKENGKEYKITMRVPDSKRISPDDIKKIQVQNANGELMFLDGLVEIKQSQSPSLISRYSRQRSVTVYAAPLQNSGISLGDIIAEVSKPENMQTLLEDGVGYAFGGQSDNMSESVVSFGVAVITAFILIYLILAALYESLIEPLIIMITMPLSFAGAFFALKIVNQPFSIFSFMGLILLIGIVGKNATLLIDVANERRKKFQVDVYEAIKFAGESRLRPILMTTIAMVFGMLPLAIATGSGYAMKSPIGISMIGGLLISMILSLLIVPILYVLVAPLDDKIKRLYQREEGNIVIKKITKAKKVVKKIVENEELDYMDNKEEIEDKKKVKREKKNKEKKKDK